Proteins from a single region of Gossypium arboreum isolate Shixiya-1 chromosome 1, ASM2569848v2, whole genome shotgun sequence:
- the LOC108481894 gene encoding uncharacterized protein LOC108481894 gives YFRLSFSQSFYAFLAILRNKKSSSVYTFVFSLFPLLFSISHSTSIHDVLVSRGLPAGLLPKEVKSYTLAEDGSLEVLLDGPCLTKYENRVFFDSVVKANLTYGNLIGVVGLTQEELFLWLPVKDIIVDDPKSGLILFDIGVAHKQLSLSLFEEPPHWMLKNQGRKEKGLEAVR, from the exons tattttcgtCTCTCTTTTTCCCAATCTTTCTATGCATTCTTGGCTATTCTGAGAAACAAAAAGAGCAGCAGCGTCTATACTTTCGTATTTTCATTATTTCCCTTACTCTTCTCTATTTCTCATTCCACTTCAATCCATGATGTTCTAGTTTCAAGGGGATTACCAGCTGGGCTACTCCCAAAGGAAGTGAAATCGTATACACTAGCAGAAGATGGAAGCCTAGAAGTATTGTTGGATGGACCATGCTTGACCAAGTATGAAAACAGGGTGTTCTTTGACAGCGTAGTGAAGGCTAACCTTACCTATGGCAACCTCATTGGGGTGGTGGGGCTAACCCAAGAAGAACTATTCCTTTGGTTACCTGTTAAAGACATCATAGTAGATGACCCTAAATCTGGTCTCATCTTGTTTGACATTGGTGTTGCTCACAAACAACTCTCCTTATCTCTGTTTGAAGAACCTCCTCACT GGATGTTGAAGAATCAAGGGAGAAAGGAGAAAGGATTGGAGGCTGTGAGATAA